From the genome of Vanessa atalanta chromosome 30, ilVanAtal1.2, whole genome shotgun sequence, one region includes:
- the LOC125075275 gene encoding cytochrome P450 307a1 produces MSALLIIALCVLILYKFVTRRSVTWRKVTKYGENKVAELKIAPGPIPLPVIGSLHLLGKNESPFQSFTELSGVYGDIFSIKLGSAQCLVVNSLDKIREVLNQNGKFFGGRPDFLRFHKLFAGDRNNSLALCDWSNLQLRRRNLARRHCGPKQHTDNFTRIGSVATFESIELVQTLRNITRSTIGSINLKPLLMTTAMNMFTNYMCNIRFDADNDAEFRKIVNHFDEIFWEINQGYAVDFLPWLSPFYKKHMEKLSNWSNDIRSFILSRIVEQREINLDMEGPEKDFLDGLLRVLHDDPTVDRNTIIFMLEDFLGGHSSVGNLVMLCLAAVARDPDVGKKIKAEIDGITKGKRAVTLADRSVLPYTEATILECLRYASSPIVPHVATENANISGYGVEKGTVVFINNYELNTSSKYWDEPQKFDPSRFLERTKIRTRRNSQCDSGMESDSERTGPINKATESEKEIVTVKKNIPHFLPFSIGKRTCIGQTLVTTMSFVMFANIVQEFEVAAVNKDDLRQKPACVALPKDTFELYLLPRKY; encoded by the exons atgagTGCACTCCTCATAATCGCTTTATGCGTCcttatcttatataaattcGTAACGCGACGTTCTGTTACGTGGAGAAAAGTTACGAAATATGGAGAAAATAAAGTCGCTGAGTTGAAAATAGCCCCAGGCCCGATACCTTTGCCTGTTATTGGAAGTTTGCACTTACTCGGAAAAAATGAATCCCCTTTCCAATCATTTACTGAATTATCTGGTGTATATGGggatatatttagtataaagttAGGTTCAGCACAGTGTCTGGTTGTAAACAGCTTAGACAAGATACGGGAGGTTCTGAATCAAAATGGAAAATTCTTCGGCGGTCGTCCCGACTTCTTGAGGTTCCACAAGCTATTCGCCGGCGACAGAAATAatt CTCTGGCCCTTTGTGATTGGTCGAACCTGCAACTCAGACGTAGAAACCTGGCGCGACGTCACTGCGGTCCAAAACAGCACACGGATAATTTTACGAGGATCGGTTCCGTGGCGACCTTCGAATCCATAGAACTCGTCCAGACCTTGCGAAACATTACTCGTTCAACAATTGGAAGCATCAACTTGAAACCCCTCCTGATGACAACAGCTATGAACATGTTTACAAACTACATGTGCAACATTCGTTTCGACGCTGACAACGATGCGGAATTCAGGAAGATAGTTAACCATTTCGACGAGATCTTCTGGGAAATAAACCAAGGTTACGCTGTTGATTTCCTGCCGTGGCTGTCGCCATTTTACAAGAAGCACATGGAGAAACTATCCAATTGGTCAAACGATATTCGTTCTTTCATCCTGTCCAGGATCGTTGAACAGAGGGAGATTAATTTAGACATGGAGGGACCTGAGAAAGACTTCCTCGATGGTCTCTTAAGAGTGCTCCATGACGATCCAACTGTTGATAGAAacactattatatttatgcttGAAGACTTCTTGGGTGGGCATTCGTCTGTCGGTAATTTGGTCATGCTCTGTTTAGCTGCTGTCGCCAGGGATCCGGATGTCGGAAAGAAGATTAAGGCAGAAATCGATGGTATAACTAAAGGGAAACGAGCTGTAACGTTGGCTGATAGAAGTGTATTGCCGTACACAGAAGCAACAATCTTAGAATGTCTAAGATACGCCTCTTCACCCATCGTCCCTCATGTGGCTACCGAGAACGCGAACATATCAGGATACGGCGTTGAGAAAGGAACCGTTGTCTTCATAAACAATTACGAATTGAACACATCGAGTAAATACTGGGATGAGCCGCAAAAATTCGATCCGTCTAGATTCTTGGAACGCACCAAAATACGCACGAGGAGGAACTCGCAATGCGATTCAGGTATGGAATCGGACAGCGAGAGAACCGGTCCGATTAACAAAGCCACAGAATCCGAAAAGGAAATCGTCACTGTCAAGAAGAATATCCCCCACTTCTTACCGTTCAGCATTGGTAAGAGGACGTGTATTGGACAAACGTTGGTCACGACTATGAGTTTCGTCATGTTCGCCAACATCGTCCAAGAGTTCGAGGTCGCGGCTGTCAATAAAGACGACCTGAGACAGAAGCCAGCATGCGTCGCCTTACCGAAGGACACATTTGAACTTTATCTCTTGCCAAGAAAATATTGA